Genomic DNA from Deltaproteobacteria bacterium:
GCCGCGTACAGCGCCTTGTCGGCGCGCGCGAACAGCCCGGCCGGATCGACCGCGTCCGTCGGAAACTCGGCGACGCCGATCGAAATGGTCGGCTCCACGCGCACGCCATCTTTGACGAAGTTGTGCCGCTGGACGCGATCGCGAACCGTTTCGGCCAACGCCATCGCGCGCCGGCGATCGACGCCGGGCAAACACGCGACGAACTCGTCGCCGCCGAAGCGGCACAGCAGGCCGTGGGGCTCGAGCACGTCGCGCAGGATGAATGACGCCTCGACGATCGTGTAGCAGCCGACGGCGTGGCCGTGACGATCGTTGATCTCCTTGAGCCCGTCGAGATCGAGCACCATCAGCGCCAGCGGCTCGTTGTCCGTTTTCGCCTTCTCGATGAGCGCCTGATAGTACGGGTCGTACTGACGGCGCACGGTCAGACCCGTAAGTGGGTCCGTACTCACCAACTCCTCGACCCGCTCCTGATACTGGAGGTCGAGGTCGTCGAGGTAGGCAAACCGGATCACCGTTCCGCCGATGAAGATCTTGTCGCCAGCCGCGAGCGGCACTTTGCTGTCGACGCGACTGCCGTTGACCAGCGTGCCGTTGGTCGACCCCAGGTCCACGAGCACGTAGCGGCCCGTGTCCGGATCGCGCTCGACGCGACAGTGGCGCCGGGAAATCGACCCGTCGCACAGCGCGAGCTCGACCCGATCGTCGCGGCCGATCGTGATCGGCTGGTCGCACACGACGTGGCGGCCGAGGTCGACCTCCGCGCCCTGGACGACCAACAACGACGCCATTCGCCGGCCCTCGGTTGGCGGCGCATACTCGGGAGCCGACTCGACCCGAATCGTCTCCGCCGCCTTGCGCGGCACGACCTTGCGTCGTTTCGGCATGCCCCCGTTCGCGGTAGCGTAGCATCCGTTACAAAACGCGGTCAAACCGCAGCGCCGTCGCGCGGCCGCGATCGCAACGCGAGTTTCACGCGGCCGAAACGAAAAAGAAATCTGGGCCGGGCAAAGTGGTTTCCATGCTAGCGAAATGGATCGACCAGGTCGCCGACGTCCCGCGCACGCTCGCGGACTACACGATCGGAACGTTGATCGTCATGGTTCACATGGCCACCGTGGGGAGGCGCCCCCCCCGCGACGCACTGCCTGCCCGGCCCTGACCGGGCCGCGCGGCGCGCGCCGTTGCTCGGTGGGCGCGGCCGCGTCCGACGCGCGACCGGTGCGGCGGCGCGCAAAAGTCACTGGACGGCGCGCGGCCCGCTCTCGCAGGCAGTAGGGTGGGTTTCTGTTGGCTCCGCGGCCACGCGCCGTCCAGGCCCCCCACACATAGCACAGAAAGTGAGAAGTCAAACTTACCAGTACCAACAGATCTCCGAATTTGCTAGAATCGCGCGTATTATTGGTAAGCGGCCTCAAACTCTCGTCAGAATCTCCGAACTCGCGCGGATGTCGGGCGTGCCCGCTCCGACGATCAAGCACTACATTCGCGAGAACCTGCTGCCCGGACCGGCGCGCCGCACCAGCCGCAACATGGCCTATTACGACGCCGCCCTCGCCGACCGGATCAAGGCGATCAAGCAGCTCCAGCAGACCTATTTCCTCCCGCTGCGGCGTATCGCCGACCTGCTCGAGCCGGCGCCGAGCCACCGCATTCGCTCCGACAAGCTCGCCGAAATCGTCCCCGGCGTGCGCGCGGGCCACGACGCCGCGCGCGCCGACCGCGCCCGGCCGCGGACCGCACCCGCGCGCCGCACCCGCGCCGACGTGCTCGCGTCGATGAACTTGACCGCCGAAGACCTCGATCGCCTCGCAGCGCTGGGACTCGCGGAGCCGGTCGAGCCCGCGCACGGCGAACCCGTGTACGCGGACGCCGACCTCGACCTGCTCGAGGTGATCCACGAAGCGCGCGCGCAGGGCCTCGGCGACCTGTTCCCGCTCGACATCCTCGAACCGTACGCGGACTGCGTACGCACGCTCGTGCGCATGGAGATCGAACTGTTCCGCCAGCGAGTCATCGACGGTGCCGCGCCGACGGGCCGGCCGCTCCCCGAGGTCGCGCGCGAGGCGACGCGGCTGGCCGAGCGATTGATCGTCGCCATGCGATCGAAGCTGGTCTTCCCCGAACTCGCCGCAGCCGGCGGGCTGCCGGACAGCGCTCCGGCGACGAACTCCGCCGTCACCGAACCGCCCCACGGCGCTCCGGCGACGAGCTCGCCCGACGACGACGGCTGATCGCAGCCGGCGTCCGCGTCCGCGTGGTACAGTCGCGCGATGACGTCGGTTCGCGCCGCGGGGATCGCCGCACTCGCGACGGCGGCGTGCGCGGGCTGCGGCGGCGGCGACGGCGGCGGCCCCGACGCGACGCCGGCGGGGGCCTGTACCGGCAGCTACTCGCAGGAGTACCCTTCCGCCGACAATCCCGAGTTCTGCATGTTCCCGTGGGACTCGACGAAGCCGGAACTGGGGCTCACCGAGTGCGACGAAGTGCTCGAGAACTGCTCGGCGACCGGCGCGACCCCGGACTTTTCGTGCATCGACTCCCCGGTCGCCCACCCGCCGACGCCCACCGCCGTCACGCTCACTGGCTTCGTCGACGTGTTTTCGTCTGGACCGGACGCGGACGGGGCGCGCATTCAGATCTTCCGCGCCGGCCAACTCGATGGGGCCAGCGACATCGATGCGATCGCGCCGATCGCGCAGGCCGACGTCGCGCTGTCCGCCGCCACCCTCGCGACCGCG
This window encodes:
- a CDS encoding GGDEF domain-containing protein; amino-acid sequence: MPKRRKVVPRKAAETIRVESAPEYAPPTEGRRMASLLVVQGAEVDLGRHVVCDQPITIGRDDRVELALCDGSISRRHCRVERDPDTGRYVLVDLGSTNGTLVNGSRVDSKVPLAAGDKIFIGGTVIRFAYLDDLDLQYQERVEELVSTDPLTGLTVRRQYDPYYQALIEKAKTDNEPLALMVLDLDGLKEINDRHGHAVGCYTIVEASFILRDVLEPHGLLCRFGGDEFVACLPGVDRRRAMALAETVRDRVQRHNFVKDGVRVEPTISIGVAEFPTDAVDPAGLFARADKALYAAKRQGRNKVCSWHPSMQ
- a CDS encoding MerR family transcriptional regulator — its product is MSGVPAPTIKHYIRENLLPGPARRTSRNMAYYDAALADRIKAIKQLQQTYFLPLRRIADLLEPAPSHRIRSDKLAEIVPGVRAGHDAARADRARPRTAPARRTRADVLASMNLTAEDLDRLAALGLAEPVEPAHGEPVYADADLDLLEVIHEARAQGLGDLFPLDILEPYADCVRTLVRMEIELFRQRVIDGAAPTGRPLPEVAREATRLAERLIVAMRSKLVFPELAAAGGLPDSAPATNSAVTEPPHGAPATSSPDDDG